GCAGTAAGGTCAGGattaattgagagagagagagagagagagagaggagggatcATGCTAGAGCTGGGGCAACACAGTGCTTCTCAGAGCTCCTCCCACAAGCAAATCCTTCGATTCTCACCTTGGGGCTCCCTCCCAAGGAAGATCCACAGGTCGGAGACCCTCTTTCAACTCTTCCGGCCTGCTTCATCCCGGGGGAGTTGGCTCGAGGAGAAGCCAAGGACTGGGCTTGTTTGGCAAACTGCACATCGTGGATGACCGGATTATTAGTGCGTACGGGAGGAGATCCACGGAAGAAGCCACCCACTTGGTTGCTAGAGTCAGGATCATTGTCTAAGTCATCCTGGTAGCAAGCCAGCTAATTAGAATTGCCTGCCACATCAATAAAAAGGAAGACTATGAACTTGGTATATGAATGTCAGTCAGAATAATACCTGGCTCAGGATGAGTTCAAGAATCTCAGGAGCACAATCCACTCTGTACATGGGCAAAAAGCTGCAGAAAGATGTTCAGCAAATTTAGTGAACAATTAAACCACAAAAGCGAGCACCGATGAGAATCAGCAAAATTGCACAACATAATAAGATTAGTAATGCACACTCACCCCTTTGGCTTAGAACTGACTCTATTGAGAGCATTAATGAAATAAGGGGCTCTTGTGGCTCGACGGGGTTGAGGACAAATGACCTCAGACCTGGGATTTGGTTGGTTATCAATTTGCCAAAACCTAGATCTTCTATCAGACATGCAATCATGATAAAGTTGTCCAATGGAATTAACTCTCACTGGGCAGTTCTCCATTTTGTAATTCTCCTGTATCACAACAATAGAAGCACCAGAAAATGATAAAGGATCAGTCATGGGCATCTGCATATTTATTACTTTTTTCAAGAACATAAAGTGCAAAACTCTAATTTTCCTAAGAATTTCGTTTCATATAAGGCTTATTACACCTGTGCTTCATATGTGCAAGGCAAAAGCACAGATCTAACACGTCTAAAGGATACTATAAAATCACTGACTAAAACCAATATTACATTAGTATGAAATGTATTGACATAAAGAAAACATCCTATgaaaatattacatatattttGGCTTGTCAATTCACTTGAATAAAGGCAAGGTACATAAAAAGAAAGATGCATAGTAAGCCAAAAGTCAGATGGTCTCATAGGAAAGATGTATATTTTATTCAGAAATCCAATATAAAATGTTGCGATATTTAAAGAGGTAGTAGGATAAACATGTTCATCCATGAATTCCCAACAACATAAATTTAACAGCACAGAAAAATTTGTCCAAAAGCAATGATAACATTCTTTCAAATAATACTAGAAACAAAAATATAAGATAAACTAGGAGAGGAAAAGAAGATCAACCGATACTTAATTCTGATATGATCATTATCTACCAACAAAATCAATCAAAAGCCAATTCCATGAGGTGACCATCGGAACCACCATGAAAAGGTGAAGCTCTTAACTGAAATCTAGAAAGACCAAAAGACACTCGCAGCACTTAATATGAAACATGGCTTACACGTGAATTTGGTTGCTCTTAAAATAATGTCCAAGCAAAACTTTATCCCAAGAAGACATGTGCAAGTCTTTAGGCAACACCAGCCACAGAACCTAAGGAACTCACAAGTGTAAATGTTGCAGAGAGCTCCAACTATAATGACTATTCATAAAGACTCCTCGGTGAATAGACCTGTCATTTAGATGTTGGGTAAAAGACTATAGATAAATGTTCTCCACGAAAGGCAGAACAACATCTGCAAAGATTCCAACAGGCAACCTAATTCCAGAAATGTCAAAGCTGCTTGGGAATGTGGGAATAAAATTCTTCCTTCCATCAAGCAAAGTAAAAGGAGATTCTGTTGAATAGATTCCTCCTGCCAATTCACAAAAGTTGCTTCACTCGAGCACTATCCGGTTGAACACCATACGGTAGGTGATTGGTTTGAATACCAAACAAATAAATAGAAAAGTAACCACGGATAAGTAAAAGAAACCTTCTTTCTAAGAAGCAGCATTATTGTTGATACTCCAATTTCAAAGAACTTTCCCTAGACGCACTAACGATTAGCGTTACTTTTGATTCTTCGGAAGAGAAAAGCTTCGATCAATTTAATAGAACCAGAAAGCAACCGCAAGAAAAATTCTGTAGGCTTATCTTATGTATTTGGTTTCAAATGAACTAAAAACAGTAAAGCAGATCCTAGGTCATGCGACAACATGAACAAATTGGCCAGAAGACCAAATACATTTTTGACATCAAGTAAATGAAATGCGAGGATCCCTGGATTTTCCGGGATAGAAAACCTTTAGAATCGATGACAAACTAAGAGCAGGAACCAGTCCATGTGCGGCCAGATTGCATCATAACCACGATAAATGTATCAGGTCTTGCAGAAGAAAAAGgagctttttttttccttgaGAAAAGAGGTCTCACATGAGATTTGAATGCACCGGACGACGCAAGTTACAGATAGGTcacataagaaacaaaaaattagaaGGAAACCAGAAAACATCACGGAGGAGGATCTCAGCCTTCCACGAGTAAATTTTCAGAAATAGTACAGACAACTCCAAGAGAAAATCTCACAAATCCACCAAAACAAGGAAAGGAAATGTGTGAAGCTAAATTTAAAACGGCAAAAACCCTAATCTCACATTACCATGTAAAAATCGCCGATCCTCCCCTCTATTAGAAGATCTAAGCCAATAGCCAGGAGGGCGCCTCTATTTTACAGCAAACGCACCAGATCCCGCGCCTAACCCCGAGTTCCTCGTCAAGATCGAAGCGATCGGGCCATGAAGACCCAGATCCCCATTGTGTGCAGCGTCCGAAACGCTACGCGCGGGGGTAGGAGGGAGAGGAGAAGCACACCAAAAGCGTGAGAGAGGAGAAGCAACGAGGGAAACCACGTccacgtcctcctcctcctc
This Musa acuminata AAA Group cultivar baxijiao chromosome BXJ1-2, Cavendish_Baxijiao_AAA, whole genome shotgun sequence DNA region includes the following protein-coding sequences:
- the LOC135610433 gene encoding uncharacterized protein LOC135610433, giving the protein MENYKMENCPVRVNSIGQLYHDCMSDRRSRFWQIDNQPNPRSEVICPQPRRATRAPYFINALNRVSSKPKGFLPMYRVDCAPEILELILSQDDLDNDPDSSNQVGGFFRGSPPVRTNNPVIHDVQFAKQAQSLASPRANSPGMKQAGRVERGSPTCGSSLGGSPKVRIEGFACGRSSEKHCVAPALA